From Brassica oleracea var. oleracea cultivar TO1000 chromosome C3, BOL, whole genome shotgun sequence, a single genomic window includes:
- the LOC106331612 gene encoding eyes absent homolog 4, with the protein MNANTSQKLEALAPDGVPVNVYIWDMDETLILLRSLLNGTYAESFNGSKDVKRGVEIGEMWEKHILKICDDCFFYEQVEDCNEPFIDSLKEYDDGKDLSRYDFKQDEFTSPTNDLNKRKLAYRHRAVAERYEKGLARIVDSGTMSVLDELYEVTDGYTDRWLSSARAFLEQCSNGTNPSSQDIHILVTSGALIPSLVKCLLFRLDTFLRHENVYSSIDVGKLQCFKWIKERYNHPKFRFCAIGDGWEECAAAQTMQWPFVKIDLQPDSSYRFPGVTPKTVSYYFAAVYGNSDADTNKE; encoded by the exons ATGAATGCTAATACATCACAAAAGCTCGAAGCTTTGGCTCCTGATGGTGTACCAGTGAATGTATACATATGGGACATGGACGAGACTCTCATCTTGCTTAGATCTCTCTTAAACGGGACCTACGCTGAGTCCTTCAACGGCTCTAAAGATGTTAAAAGAGGTGTAGAGATTGGTGAGATGTGGGAGAAACACATTCTTAAAATCTGTGACGACTGCTTCTTCTACGAGCAA GTTGAGGATTGTAATGAGCCTTTTATTGATTCCTTGAAGGAGTACGATGATGGCAAGGATCTCTCTAGGTATGACTTCAAGCAAGACGAGTTTACTTCTCCTACTAATGACTTGAACAAGAGGAAACTCGCGTATAGGCATAGAGCCGTTGCGGAGAGATACGAAAAG GGTTTAGCTCGGATAGTTGACAGTGGAACGATGAGTGTGTTGGATGAGTTGTATGAAGTAACAGATGGATACACAGACCGGTGGCTTTCTTCTG CAAGGGCCTTCTTGGAGCAGTGTTCAAATGGAACAAATCCAAGCTCTCAGGATATACACATTCTAGTGACTTCCGGGGCACTCATACCAAGCCTTGTGAAGTGCCTGCTTTTCCGGCTAGATACGTTCTTGAGACATGAAAATG TGTACAGTTCAATAGATGTGGGGAAGCTCCAATGTTTCAAATGGATCAAGGAGCGTTACAACCATCCGAAGTTCAGATTCTGTGCGATAGGGGACGGTTGGGAAGAGTGTGCAGCCGCGCAGACGATGCAGTGGCCATTCGTTAAGATTGATTTGCAGCCGGATAGCTCCTACAGGTTCCCTGGCGTAACGCCAAAGACTGTGAGCTACTACTTTGCTGCTGTATATGGCAACTCTGATGCTGATACCAACAAAGAGTAA
- the LOC106335772 gene encoding basic endochitinase CHB4-like produces the protein MTLTKTSLVLLLCFLGFYSETVKSQNCGCSPDLCCSQFGFCGTGNDYCGPGCQSGPCTTQAESLGTIVSQSFFDGITNRAGSDCAGKGFYTRDAFINAANTFPSFANSVTSLEIATMFAHFTQEVGYFCYIEEINGASQNYCNDKDFPQYPCAAGKNYYGRGPIQLSWNYNYAPCGQSLGLDLLSQPELVGSDPTVAFRTALWFWVNNVRPVLSQGFGATIRAINGKVECDGASPDKVNSRIRYYREYCEQLGVDPGSNLSC, from the exons ATGACTCTCACAAAAACCTCATTAGTCCTTCTTCTTTGCTTCTTAGGTTTCTACTCCGAAACCGTCAAGTCCCAGAACTGCGGCTGTTCCCCGGACCTGTGCTGTAGTCAGTTCGGTTTTTGCGGTACTGGTAACGACTACTGTGGTCCAGGTTGCCAATCAGGTCCTTGTACAACCCAAGCCGAAAGTCTTGGTACCATTGTGTCGCAATCTTTCTTTGACGGTATTACCAACCGAGCCGGTAGTGACTGCGCCGGAAAAGGATTCTACACACGTGATGCTTTTATTAACGCCGCTAATACGTTCCCCAGCTTTGCCAATTCGGTTACAAGTCTTGAAATTGCTACTATGTTTGCTCATTTCACCCAGGAGGTCGGAT ATTTCTGCTACATAGAAGAGATAAACGGAGCGTCACAAAACTACTGCAACGACAAGGATTTCCCACAATACCCATGTGCAGCTGGCAAAAACTACTACGGTCGTGGTCCGATTCAACTATCATGGAACTACAACTACGCACCATGTGGTCAGAGTCTTGGTCTCGACCTTCTAAGCCAGCCGGAGCTCGTAGGTAGCGATCCAACTGTAGCTTTCAGGACAGCTTTGTGGTTTTGGGTGAATAATGTAAGGCCGGTACTGAGCCAAGGATTTGGAGCCACCATTAGAGCCATCAATGGAAAAGTAGAATGTGACGGTGCGAGTCCAGATAAGGTTAATTCAAGGATTAGGTATTATAGAGAGTATTGTGAGCAGCTTGGTGTGGACCCTGGTTCTAACCTTAGCTGCTAA